CCTCTGATTGTTAAACCTTATTTGATTCTGTAAAGTTTATAAATAGTCCAATGTAGTGGTTGGAGCATTGTGTATGATACTTCGATGTGGAATGTTTAGTTTTGTTTTCGATAGTGGTCGGATTTTATTAACATAATGTTAATAGAATGTATAATATTAGTTTAATTATGATAGCCATGGTAACATATTATTTGTAGAATATTCTGTAATATGATGGGTCGGGagtgtgatgttaattgtctacgttctgtgttgtttcagcaccaccacaccacagaaACGGAAAACTGCTCATTTCTTAGCAataaatcatttacatttagtcatttgtaggggtgtaacgatacactcagctcacgatACAATATGTATCACgatattttgaacaacattttaaatgaaattgaaattcaattaacagatttatttccaaaacattaaacattttcaataattttctttgttgtaaatacaatttagttaactcagttcaagcgatttctgtgaatgcaatgAATGCACGCATGACGCAGGTGCAGAGTTGGTCACGAGCAGGTAGCTCAATCAATAGGATCAAACGGACatcatattgtaaaaatattgccataactctacatacatattgtaaaatatttgtattACCATATATTGCTCCacaatatattgttacacccttagtcatttagtagacgcttttatccaaaacgacttacaagagagagctttacaaaaagtgcataggtcaatgatcaaaaccaacgagatagccccaaaaacatcgTGGTTAGGCAAAACGtgaaacatacattgtgaaaagcaaataagtgccaatgagTAGAACCAGagaagcatgtagttaaacaaatttaaattaaacaacataaacTTTGAAAGTCCTAAGGTGTACCTGGAGgagagcaagcaacaataatataattcacagcgagtacaaatagttaaatcagttacaactgaCCACAAACAACTGATCAACAAAAGAAAGCCGTGTCTAGGAGTATAGACGAACACCCCGGGagcaaacacaacacaccaaCCTGCTATGTATATAGTTATTTCATTTCTCACCTACAgtatctgtgtctctgtgggagGTGGGTTTACCTGGGGCTGGTGTGACCCAGGCATATGTCCCAACAGATGATggcaggtcctgtgtgtgtccgcTGTCCTGTCAGAAGCTTTGGGAAAAGCTCTGCTTTTATATAAGACAacagctcctcctcttcatcctcctcctgtaCCTCACAGAACTGATTGAACTCATTGATATGCACATagacacaccacacgcacacacaaacacacacacacacatacacacagtaaccACATTCCATGGCACACTGCTGCATATGCTGCAGCCAAGTGTTTTATCATCCTGCTGTACGAACCTTTTGTTCCAGCCTAGCTCCTGTAGAGACATCCTGTTGCTGGGAGACAGGTAGACAACCATTTCAAAGGGGAAAAGTTTATTTTAAAAGTGTGCTCTGAGAAACTGTAGCAAATCCTTGGTTTGAGTTTTCCAGTCGTCGTTTAGTCGTTGAAGCACATTTAGAGTTATATAACAGTCCCTCTGCGACACTAGTAATCACCAACACCACAGACATCTAGTCATCGCTAGACAAAAACTAGGCAGGGTGGATTCTAGAAGTTTCCTCAGGTGTGTAAGCAGCCATGCTGGTGGGGGTGAATACAGGGCAGGCAGCCATACTttctaaatacatttgtgcGTCACTTTGCTATGTCACTAAAAATGCTAATGTGATATGTAGAATTCCAAGTGACAGACCTGCGCAGCATCTGACACTCTGACGGATGCAGGTGTCACTAGACTTGTCATGTCACCTGTTGGCAGTGTTGGGAAGGATACTTTCAAAACGTCTTTCATATGTATTTTGTAACGTATTCCGTTACGTTACTCAATCTGAATAAGGTATTCTGAATACTTGTATTAGCCTACTTGGTTTACTTCCACATTGTTACAAGGGTTCTCTACAAGCAAAATAACGaaccatcgttatttcttacgcgCGTTTCCCGAACTACTTGAGAGTGGATGAGAGGAATGCTTTGGCCATCCATGGTTCGTGAGTTTGCATCCGCCATGCATGTGATGACCATGCACGATCTTAGCCAATAGCATTGCAGAAGGAAAGAACAAGTGCCAATGACGTAGGCCTAGTTGTGTTCGTACGGTGTGGAAACCACCAGATAGATGTTCTGGGAAATGCATGGTGTCGCCTTAATTTATTTAGAGAGTGAATAAACTTGTGAAACATGAGTATCGTAATGTAATCCATTGATTTCAACAATGTAACTGTATTGTAAATACCAACTATTTAAAATGTAACTGTAACGGAATACAGTGACTTATCACATGTATTCTGAATACATAACGCCGGTACATGTATTCCGTTACTCCCCAATCAGAGGACGTGTAATACTGTCCTCTAGTGGACGGAGGAAGGACGTGGTCCCTTCATGCACTCCTCCCAGCCCTGAACTCAAACCCTTCAACAGGCCCAGTCTGAACCATCCAGAGACCTCCATCCCTGTACATTAGGGCTATGCAATACCCACAATATAAAGCCTGCATACATTGTCGTTTGAAGGGGCATGTGCGTTTAGTCTAGTAGAAAGTCTGCCGTAATTTTGTCTGTGGTCTCGGGTTTAAATAGATGCTTTCATTTTTGTAAACCAGCAGATGTCAGTGTGCTCTACGTTTTcatcgtttttttttgtctttacgGCACAAAGGATAAGCTTCAGACAGTATCGTCCGCCCATTCTTAGCGTCAGACACGCGTTGTTTTAAAACTTGACTTTGGATAGTTGACCACCGCCTCCAAGATGGAGGCTTTGGGGGGCTACCCTACGAAGACTACGGCCCAAAAATCACGAATGTTCACCGTTCTTTTTAGTCTGATGGTCAGCGTGGGGTGTCTATTTCTGCTACAGACCAAACTTGCCAAGTCAAGAAAACCAAAAGATTTATATTCTTTCGAAGTGAAGGACGCGAAAGGGAGGACGGTTTCCTTGGAGAGATACCGAGGAAAAGTAAGTCCAGATCAGCGTTTTACAGTTAACTTGAATAATTCAAGTTCATACACCAAttgcacacacacgtcaaaaTCTCAGACTTTTTATTCATATTTGTGAGTCATACATTCAAATGTTGTACAATTGTGTTATGTGTTTACGCAGGTTTCCCTGGTTGTAAACGTGGCAAGTCATAGCGAACACACTGAGCTGAACTATCGCGCACTGCAAGACCTCCACAAGGAGTTGGGAACATCGCATTTCAATGTGCTCGCTTTCCCCTGTGGACAATACGGGGAGACAGAACCAGGGAACAGCTACGACATTGAAAGCTTTGCCAAGACCACCTACGGCGTAACGTTCCCCTTTTTTAGTAAGATCAAAATATTGGGTTCCGACCCCAACCCTGCGTTTAAATTTATCACAGGTAAGCTCTACTCTAGGGCAAAGGAATCAGTTCACCTTGATGGAGACGTCGAAGGCGGAGGCGTACCTAAATGTCACACATGGAGTTTCCAAATTCTCACACTTTCTTTCTATCCCAACATACAGATTCTGTCCAAAAAGTACCTCGGTGGAACTTCTGGAAATTTCTCGTGAATCCAGAGGGGAAGGTGGTGCGGTTCTGGAGACCTGAAGAAAACATCCTGAGCGTGCGTGAAGAGGCAGTATCTCTAGTGCGAGACATTATCCTGAAGAAAAGAGTGGAGCTTTAGCACGTGCTTGGTATATAAGAACTGTTTAGATTCTTGGGTAGCTTCGAGTGTGCAAGTTGAAGAATGAGAAGGACCTCTATGAACACAATTAATTGTTTCCGGTGACTCATGGTAAGGAATCATTATGATGATAGTGTTGTCAGATTAAATGTGGCTAAGTATGCTTAAATGTTACTCTGGCAATTAGTCCATCATCAGTAACCACTGGCCAATCTGTGAAGTTTAAGATGTGTCTGAAAGTATTGTGTCAAAACTGATGCATGCCTGTTGTTTCCTGCTGCGTCAAACTGCACACAAGTATTTGTCTTACCTTGTGGCCTGAGAACCATTGTTTTCACTTGTCATTTATATGATATATGATCTGAACAGTAACAACATTAGACAATATTAGATAAACATGTGGTAGTTAAATAGTCACAGCAGACACTGTTTTTTTACTGTCAACAAAGGCCTTTATTTTATACATACACCTCCAGCAATATTTCTACAGATTCACCTGTTCCAAAATCAGCTGACTTGAGTAAAGTTTTATATTGATGTCAGAGATGTCTTCCTCCAAGACCTGTGAAAGTTTTTATTAAGGACATGCTTACAAAGAGTAGACCTGCTTCTTATAATCTGTTCAGATGTTAAAAGCCATGTGTACTTATTAATGATTGTGTATCAGGCTTATGTTGCACCTGTACCGGTATAGAGGATTTTTGTTTTGTCCCAACTCTTGAGTTTAAAGCTGTTTAGCTGGTAAAACccttttttattgaaaaaaaaaccTTTGGATACAAACGTGTAGTCTTTTTCCTCTGAGCCTCTCTGACACTTCAACTTACCTGAACACTTAAAAACACCGCTATAAAGAGATTAATAAACAAAGATACATTTAACATAATCTAAGTCATCCGCTAAATACGAGTAATAAAAAAACtgtttaaataataaatgtacttGGTAACTGAGTGGTTCAGCAGCTTGTGTACCCTGGTTAGAAGACCTCTGGATGGGTATGGATGTCATCCCTTGCCTTGGTATGGAAGCATGCATAGTGGCTGAATGGAGAACAGCCAGCTAACACAGCACTGCCAAACTGAGACACAGATCTCTTCTGACGCTTCTCTGGCTTTAAACAacaacattttagtttagctgaCTCGAAACTGTTGTCATTTTAAGCATTTTAAGTTTCCTGGGCACAGACAGTAGATGAGATGAAATGGCTGGTATAAACACAGACtggtccttgactctgaccgCTAAACTATAGGCTACTCCTCATTCGCTATCTTCTGCATGCTATGCTTTATACATACTATTTGGATcacttggataaaagtgtctgccaaatgaataaaacataaatgtaaatatcacactGCCTAGATTCCCGTATGTAAACAGAGGCAGCTGGACGGCAGCAGCAGGTAAACTGGCAAAGAAATCAAACCAGATAACAAGACACTGCCTTCCAGACACCCAGGACAGGGACACTTCCCATAGCACGGTAATTTACATTAATTTATTCAATTGAGAGAGACAAATTCATTGCAGTTTCACCCGTCTGAAAGAACCATTTGAGCAAGCATCCGTTGCTATTTAATTAAGCATAAGCCACTCCTTGGATACTGTGACAGTTTGTGGTTCTCAATTATAAAAAATGTCCTTATCCTGACGGTGTTGTGAGAGCAAAAGAAAGAGTTGCAATCCTTAATTTGTCAGTTGAGTGGGTGAAAGGTTAGGTAACAGCTGTAGTGTCAGCTGAAATGTATTTAAACCAGCTAACATTACACTGCCTCATAACCAATCACAGAGGCAATAGGTCTATATATCTCAGCCAACAGTGGTGTAGGCTACACACCAGCACATCATTATCAAGacccctttttttcttctcaattTGGTCAATGACGTGTTTATTTCTTTATCCTATCTATCCCAAATAATTGTCACACGACTATAACTTATTGGTATTCTATTTTCACAGGAAAATCTTACCATTTCTATAGAGGCTTCGAATTGACAATGTTTCCGTAAAATCCTCGTGATGTTTCCTTGGACACAGCCTGAGTCTTAAAAACCTGTACCAACGGCCTGCTGCAAACTCACCTATCCTCTGTCTTTTATTCTAAAACAGGACTTTTATCTAAGTTTCCACTACAAAGCCTAATTAATAAGAAACTCGACAGAGACAGTCATGCGTCGACCCAACTCGTAGCGCAGTCCTCACTTAAGGGCAAGCACACCTGTTATAGACTCCTCTGCCCGGTGTCCATAAATACACAGCAGTCGCGGATGCTGGGGCGGGAAGCGGTCTGACCAATACAATTGGATGGTTCTGTATCGGAGGTATGTACGGTTCACAAACGGAATTCAGCCATTTAAGACGTTAGTGGTTCCCTTGGCTACCAACTGTGGATACACTAGCCTACTTAACAGTAATTAATCAAGACAAAGTAGCACAAGGCGCGGTAAAGTTGATATAGCGCTGGCGGGTTTGCGGCTGAACTGCAACATGTAAAGCGGGAATATAGACATAAAGGGTTAAATCAAGCAGGGATTTGACTATAGTTTATAGTTTCTATGCTCTTTTGTAGCAAGGACCTGCACTGAAGGCGATTCTACACGTTAAACTGGCCTTTCAATTGAATTTAGGCCAATATGATTTAGAGAATTAAAGcattaagtgtattaaaatagtatTAATAACAATAATGCCGGAAAGTAGCCTATAGGCTCATAAAACAAGGACAATAATCGCATATGAAATAGCAATGTTGCCTAATAAGAATAGCCTATATGGCATATTAACCtaggctattgtcaataatAACAGGCTGCATCAATTTCTTAACAGGCTATGTATAtgattattgttgttattattattattttaatgtagGTGTATTATTGTTTCTTGACAAAGTCCTAAAcctcaatatatatttttttttaccaccgCACGTTTCCCCCGCCCTGCATGAGAATCACCGAATGGCGCTCAAATGGGTTAACGGCGCGAGATGGATTTATCCTCGCCACCTGCCATTTCCATATGCGCTCGCGCCCCTGCCCCGGCTCCGCAACAGGTGCACTCAATGAGCGATTTGAAAGATGCTGTTGCTTAATGTTGTCATTAGCCCAACCAACACACATGAACAATTCGTCAATATGCTCCTGTAGGACTGGTTTGGTCTACGCAAACCTATGTCCTGTGTCTGTTATGGAGAATTATATTGTTGTCTTGTGTTCAAGGGAGACACTCCTCCACGGGTCCTGCCTGTTTTGATTATGTCACCTTGGGAACGTATTTATCCCTTGTTTTAACCTCTTACCTCCCGCAGTTTGGTGGTAACGGATTACTCTTAAGCTGCTCCTGTCGCGTGTTGTTAATATACACGGTTATTGTTCCAACTGTCAATGAGAAACGTATTTGTTTGGAGAGCGGTTATGGCTACAAGTGGGTGTTAAAACAAGCTGACGTGAAGATGCGTGCTTTAAAGGACTTCATGGCCATGCTGAGAGCAAACGTCTTGCTACACTGAAACAATTAAACATATTTACAGTTTTAACTGTAACTTAATTAGACTACCTGCTCTTGTTTAATTAGCCTTACCGTTAAGGTGAGGTTTAGCTACATGGGCCCAAAAGGAGGCGCTATAAGTAAACATTATCTTAGTAACTAAATCTTGAACTCAAAAACACTTCGACGGTTGAGACTGGGTTGGACTGTTTTACAGTTGGGTAGAGCTATACTCATATTCCATAATCCCTATACCCTTGAATGTGAAACGTTTGTTACTCATAGCTCTCATAGTTTCTAGTTCTTATAAAATATAGCTTACGATTCTAAACTAGCTATCTGTCACAACCTCAACTGCAGGTTTAGGTTCATGAAGAAAAAACATAGCTCTCGACTGGGAATGTAAACAGTGGCCCAACTCTGACTTGTAACAATTGATAAACTTAAGCAGCAGATTTCAACAGTGATAAGCACGGTAGTAAAACGTCACAGTAAATATGGTACACGTTGGATGTGTGGAAATAGTGTTACACTGTGAAATTAGTTTGACATCAAATGATAGAATACAGACAAAACCTGCATTATAAACACTAATTAATGTAATATGAAACCAAATAAAAGCCAGGAAGCCATTTACTAAATGCAGTTATTTTCAGTCTGAGCTTTAAAGAGACGTCTTAAGACTTAGTCGGAGGGGCCGATAGTGCCAAAAAGGTGCATATGAACAGAAGATCATACCATAATATTTCTTTACtatttatatattattttactGTAGACATATTTGGCTCTGGCGGATAATAAACAAAatccagatttttttttgtttttttttacagcagaGGCGTGTGTTCTCGTGCATGTGTTAAAGTCAAAGGTAAAATAACGCAATGTCATCATGCTGGGCCCTCGTTTAAAGGCCTGAATGTAGCAACGAAACACAACAAGACAGATTCTACAATGCTCCCACCTGCAGGAACCTCTCTTATCAGTCTGAAAGAGAAcggcaaaaaaacacaaacttttttttcttcaccagACACTAATCCATTGGCCTGTGCTTTAGCAACAGTATATCTTTAGTAGTTTACCATACATATGTGATCTTgtaatgagagaaaaaaaagtcaCTACCGCAAACTTTTAAGTGTTAACTTAACACCATGAGTGTTTATATAGGTCTACCTCATGAGAGTGAACCTATGTAAACACTCAACGAGTAAAATGAACTCTCCTTGTGAACACTTTTGAAATCTACTACACAGCAATCTCAgttctccacttctctctgttTACCCAGTCTGTGGTTTCTCACTAAGCGTTAAAGATCTGCACATCACTTTGACTCCTCCTGTTTGGCAGATATTGTGACCAACATCTTATCTGGTCCTGAGGCACGACAGCCATGAACAcggatactcacacacacagccccaaacCTCTATCAGTATCTCCTTATCTCCTTCATGCAGTTAAATCCTCCTCAAACAAATGCTCCTGCTCATAGCAGTACTGTAAATGCTGCCTGGCCTATGTCTTGTTTCCAGAGGTCTTGAGCAAACAGACTGCGGGTGAGGAGTTTGAACAGGTGGCCTGCAGCGGTTTGACGTTCAAATCTGGACCTGCTCACCTTACACAAACCCAGCTACTCCTACCACCAGCTCTACTCAGACATGAGTTAACACAATGTGACACAAATGTCAAATCTCCAAACTTGGATCGATCAGACGTAGTTCCCTGTTCATGTTCTCCTTCAGATGTTAATCTTACTCAGCATTTGTCAAATGTGGATAGTAGGAAAGGGGTGTGAAGCTGTGGACCGTTTTCACATT
This is a stretch of genomic DNA from Hypomesus transpacificus isolate Combined female unplaced genomic scaffold, fHypTra1 scaffold_42, whole genome shotgun sequence. It encodes these proteins:
- the gpx8 gene encoding probable glutathione peroxidase 8; translation: MEALGGYPTKTTAQKSRMFTVLFSLMVSVGCLFLLQTKLAKSRKPKDLYSFEVKDAKGRTVSLERYRGKVSLVVNVASHSEHTELNYRALQDLHKELGTSHFNVLAFPCGQYGETEPGNSYDIESFAKTTYGVTFPFFSKIKILGSDPNPAFKFITDSVQKVPRWNFWKFLVNPEGKVVRFWRPEENILSVREEAVSLVRDIILKKRVEL